One window of the Cotesia glomerata isolate CgM1 linkage group LG10, MPM_Cglom_v2.3, whole genome shotgun sequence genome contains the following:
- the LOC123272899 gene encoding neurotrophin 1-like, translating into MRCEWNKALVTAVLLFSLAQADKNETLAKKPEKSETKISASLIVDNKTISSTEKSIETSKNSSEQVISRENARELSVEPDPDAEPISSEDSIDHEELPEALPEALELRNSRVGTRRRPFYRPPMRRPPNSNRRNVFPEPLRGSKRPVRKPADSNKREPTTSDCTFFGKTVCLKTLNYPQEAILRSIRGNRDMVDHLLKDYNIQREDRNDDVEADVFPLETRYERYESNEIRRRSDYPLAIDNNVEEGFTCPSQVMYARPQLARAASGVWKYIINTGDHTQTLRLEKCAKPKSSCSFISDNYRSSCIQVYNYHRLLTWDNDIGLHIDIFKIPSCCSCHVHGYAELYPPLQKDPSLSGEENFPGAEFSTDHSKGFERPSSYLSKLPSTYDSSYGGSKPLDASSSNHPSFILPRPRPKKPSSSSASRPFDKLPQQHAPNTRAPGYKGPMKVSKRPSRPNRPFRRESTDLDESSSNTNTNTNTNLTNWFEQAFDQGTDSHTRPNGEFEDDYEEPGRRVNYNYHPILEFFEPKASMLKATDPTSTRKSSIELTANGDSNSWKPMIAL; encoded by the exons ATGAGGTGTGAGTGGAACAAGGCTTTGGTTACG gcgGTCCTGCTTTTCTCTTTGGCTCAAGCTGATAAAAATGAGACGCTGGCGAAAAAACCCGAGAAAAGTGAAACCAAGATCTCCGCGTCCTTAATCGTTGACAATAAAACG ATTTCTTCGACAGAAAAGTCGATAGAgacatcaaaaaattcaagcGAACAAGTAATTAGTCGCGAGAACGCTAGAGAGCTATCGGTCGAACCGGATCCGGATGCAGAGCCAATTTCGTCCGAAGACTCAATTGACCATGAAGAATTGCCCGAAGCCTTACCAGAG GCGCTCGAGCTCAGGAATTCTAGAGTCGGTACCCGAAGACGGCCTTTCTATAGACCTCCTATGCGAAGACCGCCGAATAGTAATCGCAGGAATGTCTTTCcag aaccTTTAAGAGGATCAAAACGACCAGTTCGTAAGCCAGCTGATAGTAATAAAAGAGAACCAACGACAAGTGACTGtacattttttggaaaaactgtttgtttaaaaactttaaattatccACA AGAAGCGATACTGAGAAGCATAAGAGGAAACCGAGATATGGTTGACCACTTGCTAAAGGATTACAACATCCAGCGAGAGGATAGGAATGACGACGTCGAAGCTGATGTATTCCCACTGGAAACTAGATACGAGCGGTACGAGAGTAATGAGATCAGAAG AAGGTCAGATTATCCTTTAGCGATCGACAATAACGTTGAAGAAGGTTTTACCTGTCCGTCACAAGTAATGTATGCACGACCTCAATTAGCTAGAGCGGCTTCTGGCGTTTGGAAGTACATTATAAATACTGGTGATCATACACAAACATTGCGGTTAGAAAAATGCGC AAAACCAAAATCAAGTTGTTCATTTATATCAGACAATTACCGCTCATCCTGTATTCAAGTGTACAATTACCACCGACTACTAACCTGGGACAACGATATCGGTCTGCACATTGACATCTTCAAGATTCCATCTTGCTGTAGCTGTCATGTCCACGGATACGCTGAATTGTACCCTCCCTTGCAAAAAGACCCGTCTTTATCGGGAGAAGAAAATTTCCCGGGGGCTGAATTTTCTACTGACCACTCCAAAGGATTCGAGCGACCTTCCAGTTATTTGTCGAAGCTACCTTCCACTTATGACAGTAGTTATG GAGGATCAAAACCATTAGACGCAAGTAGTTCAAATCACCCAAGTTTCATCCTGCCCCGACCGCGACCAAAGAAACCATCATCTTCTTCCGCCTCGCGGCCATTTGATAAACTTCCGCAGCAACATGCGCCCAATACTCGAGCGCCAGGATACAAAGGACCCATGAAAGTTAGCAAGCGACCCTCAAGACCCAATCGGCCTTTCAGGAGAGAATCCACCGATCTAGACGAAAGTTCTTCGAACACTAACACGAACACCAATACTAATCTCACCAACTGGTTCGAGCAAGCTTTCGACCAAGGAACCGATTCCCATACAAGGCCCAATGGAGAATTCGAAGATGACTATGAGGAACCCGGCAGACgcgttaattataattatcatccGATTCTTGAGTTCTTTGAGCCAAAAGCTTCCATGCTGAAAGCTACTGACCCTACGAGTACTCGGAAATCCTCAATTGAATTGACCGCGAATGGAGATTCCAATTCTTGGAAGCCCATGATCGctctttaa